A window of Phenylobacterium sp. NIBR 498073 genomic DNA:
GCCCATGGCCATGTTGAACATCACCCGCGCGCCGGCGTTGGTCTTGTCCTTCAGCAGGTGCCAGGCCCCGACCGCCCCGACCGCCAGGGCGGTGGTCAGATAGGCCCCGAGCACGGTGTGCACGAGCCGGTAGGGGAAGGACGGGTTGAAGACGATCGCCCACCAGTCGGCCGGCTCGAACTGGCCGGCGGCGTTCATCACGAAGCCCTGCGGAGTCTGCATCCAGCTGTTGGCCGAGAGGATCCAGAAGGCGGAGATGAAGGTGCCGATCGCCACGGCCAGGGTGGCCACGTAGTGCAGCCTGGGCCCCACGCGGTTCATGCCGAACAGCATCACGCCCAGGAAGCCGGCCTCCAGGAAGAAGGCGGTCATCACCTCATAGGCCATCAGCGGGCCGATCACCGGCCCGGCCTTGTCCGAGAACACCGACCAGTTGGTGCCGAACTGGTAGGACATGGTGATGCCGGAGACGACGCCCATGGCGAAGGCCAGGGCGAAGATCTTCAGCCAGTATTTGAAGAGGTTGAGATAGACCTCCTTGCCGGTCTTGAGCCACAGCCCCTCGAGCACCGCCAGGTAGCTGGCCAGGCCGATCGAGAAGGCCGGGAAGATGAAGTGGAACGAGACGGTGAAGGCGAACTGGGCCCGCGCCAGGGTCAGCGCGCTGATGTCGTCAAACATCGGCCTGGCCCTCGGACTTGGCGCGGCGGCGGGACTTGCCGCCGGCGACGACCTTCAATCGGTCCTTGATCTCGAAAACCTTTTGCACCTTGGAGCCTACCTCGAGCAGTTGGATCAGGGTCTGGGTCTCGAGCTTCTGAATGTCCTCCGACCAGCGGGTGACAAGCTCGATAAGGCCGTGCATCTCGGCCATGCGCGCCTGGGCGTGGCGTTCGCCCTCGGTCGCGGGCGTTTCGACCAGCGCCTGGCGCAGCATCGATAGGGTCGGGTCGATCTCCCGCTTGCGCCGTTCCTCGGCCAGGATGCGCACGATCTCCCAGATGTCCTCAGGCGTCGAGAAGTACTCGCGGCGGTCGCCGGGCTTGTGCTGCAGCCTCACCAGCCGCCAGGACGACAGCTCCTTGAGGCCCATGCTGACATTGGAGCGCGAGAAGCCGAGCTTCTCGGTGATGTCGTCGGCGTTCAGTGGTTCTTCGGCCAGGAACAGCAGGGCGTAGATCTGGCCGACCGTGCGGCTGATGCCCCAGCGGCTGCCCATCTCTCCGAAGTGGAGGACGAAGGCCTGGGTAAGCGGGGGGAGATTCATTTTAATGAACTTTCAGGAATTCCTGAAAATTAGAAAATCGATGACGCTGGGTCAATGCCCCGCGCGGCGGCCGAACGCCGCGCGGGTGGAAAGCGGCCGCCGGCTGTACTAAGTGGCCACGACGACAGCCGCTCCGAGCGACCCGATTGGCCATGCAAACCGAACATCGCGACAGCTACCGCCTATCCGTCGCCCCGATGATGGACTGGACGGAATTCGCTTAAAAATCAAAGTGTTACGGCGTGTCTTGTGCGCCGCTAGTTCGCGAATGTTCTCGCAGTTTTTCGCGTTTGTTCGCGCCTCTGTCGGTAGTTCCAGAACTGGACCGACTGGGAGAACAGTTGGTCCTGTCAGGCTGGTCGGTCTGCCCCACGGTCCGAAGTACGAATGCAAACTTCGGACGTGGAGGAGCCGACGGACCTCGCCGGCGCGCCGGGGCGACTTTCTGGACCTGTGCGGCCGCGAGGTGTCGAGGTGATACTGCAGCGGCTGATGGAGGGGCTTTCGCCTGCGGCGCAAATCTAGGTCGCGGCTGGGCAGAGCCTCGGCGGCGCACGGGCGAGCAGGCGCAACCGTTCGACCGGTGCTAGTGCGTTTTCTGGGCTGGCAGGTCGGCCCCTCGATTGAAGACCGTAGCGGTATGCTCCGCGTCTTCCCGCGACAGGCCAGATTGCCGCTCCATCGCGATCATAAGCGTCTCGCCGGTCGTCAGGTCGTAGACACTGAAGCCGCCTGGGTCGGGCCGGATGGCGAAGCGATTCTCCATGCAGTGACTATGCGCCCGAGCTTAGCCATTGTCAGTCTTGGCCATCCCCTGTGTGGCGGCGCCGGCCCTTGGGAAGAAAGGTTGAGCGCAGGCCCAATCGCCCGGCTTGTTCATCAAGCCACGTCTCGGCCGTGAGGTCGCGCTTGCGAACATGTTCCGTCAGATCCTGAAACAGGCGCCTGAACCCGCCCCACCAGACACGCGGTTCGATCAACACCAAGTCGTCGCCCATTTCCTCCTGGAATGGGCTCAGGGCCAGCATCATGACCACCATTGGCTTGCTGTCGATCGAGCGAACCGCAAACTCGGGCGACCGCAACCAGATACTGGCGACAATGGCGAACGGGTCGCTATCGGTCGCCTCCGAGAACAGACGAATTCTCTCAAGGTCAAACGGACCCGTTCCCTCCTCGAAGTGCTGATAGGTGCGTAGGGGAAGGCCCATCGCTAGCGCGACGTCAGTGGCGCGCATGCCGCGCGCCCGGCGTACGGCGCGCAGAGCGGCCGCCAGCAGGGCGTCCTGGCTAAGACCATTGCCTGGGGTCGCGTCGTCCATACCCCTCCGCCCGCCATCGTTCGAGGATAGATACCCTCGCGCATTGCGCGCATGGACTCAAAGTATAGTTGTATTTTTCTCTGCGTCTTTACCTAGGGGCGGTAGTGAGGGGGCGGGCGTTGGAATCTTCGCAGCACGAAGCCCGCTATCTCGCCGAGCGCTCGCCGCCTCGCGACTGAGTCGCCCCTGGCTCTTGAACGTCGGCCGCTTCACGGCGCCCGCCGCCTCCATCATCTGGCGCGCATGAGCGGGCTGCAAGCTTGACCCGCGTTTCGCTCGCCAGCAACGTCGTCTGAGTAGTGCTCCGCTGAGCGCCGCGTCGACCTCAATTTTGCTGCGCCGGAAACTGGCGCGGTCTGCGCCCAAAAAAGGCGCGCCCGGCACGGACGTAGAGCGAGTTTCGCCGCTGTCGAAAAGTTGGCTCCGCCCGCAGGGAGCGGAGCCAAAGTGAAATAAGGAGAAAATGCCGAGCAGGCCGAACGAGATCGGGAGCAAGTCCCGACCCCGCCCGACTGACGGTAAGAAGATCTCGAAAGCTTCGAACGGAGTTTCACAAGCGCTCTGGCGGGGGAATTCTGATCGGATTGTCGAACGCAATTCGAATCCGCGAGATGTACGGCGGCGGCAGCAGCGGCTGATCCGAACATTTGGCGCACGCGACAAGGGCACCTGAGCCCCATGACGTGGCCTGGGGGGAGTTTGGATGGGTGATTTGACTAGCGCCGGTGGGGTGAGCCAGTCGGCGAGAGGCTCGGCGCCGCGCCAGGCCGCCTTCGGCTTCATCTTCGCGTCGGCTCTCATGAACTCGATCTCGTTCGGGATCATGCTGCCGATTGTTCCAAACCTTATTCGGGAGCTGGCCGGCGGCGACACTTCGTCGGCATCTGAGTGGAACGTGCTCTTCGCGACCAGCTGGGGTGTGATGCAGCTCTTTTGCGGGCCGCTCCTCGGCATGCTGTCCGATCGGATTGGGCGGCGGCCGGTGCTGTTGATCTCATTCTTCGGGCTCGGCTTGGACTTCCTTCTCATGGCCTATGCGCCGAACCTTTGGTGGCTGCTCGCCGGACGGCTGCTCAATGGCGCGACGGCGAGCACGATGTCGACCGCCAACGCCTATCTCGCCGATGTCACACCGCCAGATCAGCGCGCCAAGACCTTTGGCCTGATGGCATCAGCCTTCTCCATCGGCTTCATCGTGGGGCCGATGATCGGGGGGCTACTGGGCGAGTACGGGCTGCGACTACCGTTCATTGCCGCGGCCGTCATTACCTTCGCCAATGCGATCTATGGCCTGCTCGTTTTGCCGGAGTCGCTGCCGAAGGAGCGACGCGCCAAACGGTTTGAGTGGGGCCGGGCCAATCCGCTGGGCGCCTTGAGGCTGCTCCGCTCGCACTCGGACCTGCTTCCTCTCGCGGGCGTGGCTTTTCTCTTCCAGCTTTCTCAAATGGTCCTGCCCACGATCTATGTCCTCTACACCGCCCACCGCTACGGTTGGTCGACCGGCATGGAGGGCGCCGCTTTTCTGCTGATCGGGGTTCTTGGGGTCTTTGTTCAGATGGTCCTGGTCGGGCCCGTCGTCGCTCGGATTGGCTTGAGGAACGCCATCTTGCTCGGGGCTGTATCCGGCGCGGCTTGCTATGCCTGGTACGGCGCCATGGCGAACGGATGGGTGTTCCTGGTTGGCGCGGCTCTGCAGGCGCTGCAGGGATTCCTGATGCCTGGTCTACAGGGGCTCATGACCCGCTTGGTCCGGCCAGAGGAGCAGGGCCAGTTGCAGGGCGCCAATCAAAGTATGATGGGTGTCGCTTCGATCGCCGGGCCGATGATCTTTGGGATGGTGTTCGCTTGGTCAGTTCGCCACGAGACCATCTCATCGATTCCAGGGCTGGCCTTCTACGTGGCGTCGGGCCTCATGGTCGCTGCCGTCTTGCTGGCCTTCTGGAAGGCGCAACCTCCTGAGAAGGAAGCCTAGGGACGAGGGCGGCCGCATTGCGACGGCTCTCAGCTGAGGCCGGCGAGAAGTTGCTTGCACTTGTCTCTCAGCACCCCGTCGTGGGGCCGCGTGGCCAGCCAATCGCTGAAAGCGATGATCCTGGCTTCCTGGGCGGGCGACCAAGTCTCGACCCGCATCAACAGCGTCAGTATGGCCTGTGCGCGCTCACGGGGGGAGGGGGCGCTTGGCAGCGTGCGGCAAAGGCTCTTGGCCTCGACCATGGCATGGTGACGCGGGGACATCTTGTTGCTGTGGATCATTGGTTGGCGGGGAAGCGCTCTTGTGCGTGGAACACGGAACTCAACGCAAGATGCAGAGCTCGGGGGCCCTTGGCAGAAGAAGGGCGCGGTCCCCGCCGTGAATGGCGGGCACCGCGCCCCGGGACTGGAAAGAAAACTACTAAAGTACGCGAACGCGTGAGTGCCGTTCACCGTTAATGAAAGTGCGCGGGAGACGCTCGCGCAGGTGGGTTGAAACGCCTCGAACGGCTTTCGAAAATAGGAACATTGAAACCGTTGCGGAGGCAGTCGGGCGGCTGACGAGAAGCTGATCGGCTGTCTGCGTTGAAGAGCGCGTCTCAAATCACTTCGCGGCCCTGCTCGTTGCACGCGTCGACATCTGGCGCTGATCCAGGCAAGTGGAAGGCGAATTGCGGCAGCGGGACGAGCTAGCCGTGCATGCGGATGGCGCGCCGCGCGCCAAATTACCGCGCAGATGGTGCGTCGAGCCCCACTATCCCGTCCTCGCCTCCGGATTTCGTAGTTTCTCGCATCTGATTGTGTTCGAGGACCCACTGGCGGGGCGTTTCGATCATGCCAACCCTTCGGCGTACGGACTTCGCGTGGGAATTCCTGCGCCGCAACGAGCGCTACCGTCGGCATGCATCTAGCGGATGCGCCGATCTTGGCAAGCTGCCCGGGGGCGGACCCAAGCCTGGGGAGGGGCCGACCAAAGAACAGAGGGACGCTGGGTACTTCGACCTGCTCTTCATTGGAACCAGCGACGATGGCCGAAAGGTGCGGGTATCCGTCAAGGGCGACAAGGATCCGGGCTATGGATCAACATCCAAGATGCTCGCCGAGACCGCCATCTGTCTGGTGAACTCCACTGAGACGCCCGGTGGAATATGGACGCCTGGGGCCGCACTCCGGGGCAAGTTGATCTCGCGTCTGGAAGAGCACGCCGGCGTGAAGTTCGAGGTCGAGTAACAACGGGAACTCGTTGTCGAAATGGGGGCAGGTTGACCTGGCCCCATTTCACTAGCTTTGGCGCGCCTATTCGGCGACTTCGGTCATCGGGATGCTGATGTCCGCAAGCCTTCCCTTGTTAACGGGACGTCGCCCACCGATCAGGTTCTTGCCCATCATGAACTCGGGAGGAGAATTGAGGGCTTCGACCGCTTGGACCAGGTTCTCCTTGAGGTGGAAGACTGCGAACCTGCCGGACTGCGGGTCACCCCGAACGACCAAGTCGTCGACGTCGAAGGGGTAGCCAGCGATCTGCAGCTTCAGATCGTACTGGTCCGACCACTGCCACGGCGTCTCTGCTCGCGGCGGGGCGCGGCCGGTAATCGCGGCGGCCGCCTGTTTGGCCTGCTCAAGGGCGTTTGGAACGCTCTCCAGGCGGAAGTTCCGGTTATAGAGGGGCAATGGACGCTGAGTGACATCGCCGATAGCGAAGATGTCGGGATCGCTCGTCCGCGCTTCGAGATCGACGATGATGCCCCGGGCGCAGTCGAGCCCTGCTTCGGAGGCGATCTCCTGATTGGGAGCAGCTCCGATGCCTACGACCGCGATGTCGCACGGAAGGGTTCGGCCATCGGTCAGAACAACGGCTTCCACTCGACCAT
This region includes:
- a CDS encoding GbsR/MarR family transcriptional regulator, whose protein sequence is MNLPPLTQAFVLHFGEMGSRWGISRTVGQIYALLFLAEEPLNADDITEKLGFSRSNVSMGLKELSSWRLVRLQHKPGDRREYFSTPEDIWEIVRILAEERRKREIDPTLSMLRQALVETPATEGERHAQARMAEMHGLIELVTRWSEDIQKLETQTLIQLLEVGSKVQKVFEIKDRLKVVAGGKSRRRAKSEGQADV
- a CDS encoding helix-turn-helix domain-containing protein, whose translation is MDDATPGNGLSQDALLAAALRAVRRARGMRATDVALAMGLPLRTYQHFEEGTGPFDLERIRLFSEATDSDPFAIVASIWLRSPEFAVRSIDSKPMVVMMLALSPFQEEMGDDLVLIEPRVWWGGFRRLFQDLTEHVRKRDLTAETWLDEQAGRLGLRSTFLPKGRRRHTGDGQD
- a CDS encoding TCR/Tet family MFS transporter, whose amino-acid sequence is MGDLTSAGGVSQSARGSAPRQAAFGFIFASALMNSISFGIMLPIVPNLIRELAGGDTSSASEWNVLFATSWGVMQLFCGPLLGMLSDRIGRRPVLLISFFGLGLDFLLMAYAPNLWWLLAGRLLNGATASTMSTANAYLADVTPPDQRAKTFGLMASAFSIGFIVGPMIGGLLGEYGLRLPFIAAAVITFANAIYGLLVLPESLPKERRAKRFEWGRANPLGALRLLRSHSDLLPLAGVAFLFQLSQMVLPTIYVLYTAHRYGWSTGMEGAAFLLIGVLGVFVQMVLVGPVVARIGLRNAILLGAVSGAACYAWYGAMANGWVFLVGAALQALQGFLMPGLQGLMTRLVRPEEQGQLQGANQSMMGVASIAGPMIFGMVFAWSVRHETISSIPGLAFYVASGLMVAAVLLAFWKAQPPEKEA